The Astatotilapia calliptera chromosome 2, fAstCal1.2, whole genome shotgun sequence genome includes a window with the following:
- the tspan6 gene encoding tetraspanin-6, translated as MSPPSRRLQTKPVITCLKTFLISYSLIFWVTGVILLAVGVWGKVSLETYFSLAAEESTNAPYVLIGTGAIIVIFGLFGCFATCRGSPWMLKLYAMFLTLVFLAELVAGVSGFIFRHEIKATLDNGYKNAVIKYNGTESKNPVDTIQRNLHCCGVYNYTDWNNTKYFQEKGIPVSCCKDSDNCSPETLKDLAKAENVVYTTGCFVLVSTTMENNLGIIAGISFGIAFFQLIGMFLACCLSRYITNNQYEMV; from the exons ATGTCGCCACCGTCTCGCCGGCTTCAGACGAAGCCAGTGATTACCTGCCTGAAGACTTTCCTCATATCCTACAGCCTGATTTTCTGG GTCACAGGCGTGATCCTGCTGGCCGTTGGCGTGTGGGGGAAGGTAAGCTTGGAGACCTATTTCTCCCTGGCTGCTGAGGAGAGCACCAACGCGCCATATGTCCTCATCGGGACCGGAGCCATCATCGTTATCTTCGGACTGTTCGGCTGCTTCGCCACATGCCGTGGCAGCCCGTGGATGCTCAAACTG TATGCCATGTTTTTGACCTTGGTCTTCCTGGCTGAGCTCGTGGCTGGAGTTTCAGGCTTCATCTTCAGGCATGAG ATCAAAGCCACACTGGACAACGGCTATAAAAACGCAGTGATAAAGTACAACGGCACGGAGAGCAAGAATCCAGTGGACACCATCCAGAGGAAT TTGCACTGCTGCGGGGTGTATAATTACACAGACTGGAACAATACAAAGTACTTTCAAGAGAAAGGCATCCCGGTCAGCTGCTGTAAAGACAGCGATAACTGCTCACCAGAAACACTGAAGGATCTTGCCAAGGCTGAGAATGTGGTGTACACAACG GGCTGCTTTGTGCTGGTAAGCACCACAATGGAGAACAACCTGGGAATAATTGCTGGGATTTCTTTTGGAATTGCCTTCTTTCAG
- the srpx2 gene encoding sushi repeat-containing protein SRPX2 isoform X1 produces the protein MRLSRSVAVFILFFTAGSGTTVYENEFTEEDTTPQLDYTNPYWCHPPGLTNGEVTCHSPRGRAYRSTLGTRCQMSCDRGYKLLGRRSIMCLANRRWSGTAYCRKMRCHMLPLIYHGRYTCTQGFMVDSRCDFTCDTGYRIEGEPSRICQHRGSWSGVQPVCSDTDPPKIKCPPSRLKVAEPGKLTAKVTWDPPTATDTAHKSLDVILVGQEPGTDFKEGLHIIRYKVYDQARNRAACKFIVRVEVRRCPELFPPLHSYLSCSSDGNNYGATCEYHCEGGYERRGVSSRVCQFNRSWGGDPAECVPIEIKADVKTAPALLDQFYEKRRLLIVSAPNMSDPDYQLQNIMTQKADCGLALRHVTVIELLGSPPRETGRIKESLLQPQVIEGLRQAFRISRSYFSMVLLDELGLDRERFISPVGSDELFSYIDSFLLDEEEREKLELRSDFCD, from the exons ATGCGCCTCAGCCGCTCTGTTGCTGTCTTCATCTTGTTCTTCACAG CTGGCTCTGGGACTACAGTATACGAAAATGAGTTTACAGAGGAAGATACGACTCCTCAACTGGACTACACAA ACCCTTACTGGTGCCATCCTCCGGGTCTGACCAACGGTGAGGTGACCTGCCACTCCCCTCGAGGCAGAGCCTACAGGAGCACATTGGGAACGCGTTGCCAGATGAGCTGCGATCGAGGGTACAAGCTGCTGGGAAGACGCTCCATTATGTGCCTCGCTAATCGCCGCTGGTCTGGGACTGCTTACTGCCGCA AGATGCGCTGCCACATGCTGCCCCTCATTTACCATGGCAGGTACACCTGCACTCAGGGCTTTATGGTGGACTCCAGGTGTGACTTTACCTGTGACACTGGCTATCGCATTGAAGGAGAACCATCACGCATCTGCCAGCACAGGGGGTCATGGAGCGGAGTACAGCCGGTGTGTTCAG ATACTGATCCTCCAAAGATAAAGTGTCCTCCATCTAGACTCAAGGTCGCTGAGCCTGGAAAGCTCACCGCCAAGGTGACCTGGGACCCTCCGACAGCCACAGACACTGCTCACAAGTCACTCGA TGTGATATTAGTGGGCCAGGAGCCAGGCACTGACTTTAAAGAGGGACTTCACATTATCCGATATAAAGTGTACGATCAGGCCAGGAACAGAGCTGCCTGCAAGTTTATAGTGCGTGTTGAGG tGAGAAGATGTCCAGAACTCTTTCCACCCTTGCATAGTTACCTCAGCTGCTCCTCCGATGGGAACAACTATGGTGCAACGTGTGAATACCACTGCGAAGGAGGATACGAACGGAGGGGGGTGTCGAGTCGTGTCTGCCAATTCAACCGAAGCTGGGGCGGAGATCCTGCTGAGTGTGTTC CAATTGAGATTAAAGCCGATGTAAAGACAGCGCCAGCTCTCCTGGATCAGTTCTATGAAAAGCGGAGGCTGCTGATCGTGTCTGCACCCAACATGTCGGACCCTGACTACCAGCTCCAGAACATCATGACACAA AAAGCAGATTGTGGATTAGCCCTCCGGCACGTAACCGTGATCGAGCTTCTGGGCTCTCCTCCTCGTGAGACTGGCCGCATTAAAGAAAGTCTTCTTCAGCCTCAAGTCATAGAGGGTTTAag GCAAGCATTCAGAATATCCAGAAGCTACTTCAGCATGGTGCTCCTGGATGAGCTCGGTCTGGACCGAGAGCGCTTCATTTCCCCCGTGGGTTCAGATGAGCTGTTCTCCTACATCGACAGTTTCCTGCTGGACGAAGAGGAACGGGAGAAACTGGAGCTCCGCAGCGATTTCTGTGACTAA
- the srpx2 gene encoding sushi repeat-containing protein SRPX2 isoform X3 — protein sequence METAGSGTTVYENEFTEEDTTPQLDYTNPYWCHPPGLTNGEVTCHSPRGRAYRSTLGTRCQMSCDRGYKLLGRRSIMCLANRRWSGTAYCRKMRCHMLPLIYHGRYTCTQGFMVDSRCDFTCDTGYRIEGEPSRICQHRGSWSGVQPVCSDTDPPKIKCPPSRLKVAEPGKLTAKVTWDPPTATDTAHKSLDVILVGQEPGTDFKEGLHIIRYKVYDQARNRAACKFIVRVEVRRCPELFPPLHSYLSCSSDGNNYGATCEYHCEGGYERRGVSSRVCQFNRSWGGDPAECVPIEIKADVKTAPALLDQFYEKRRLLIVSAPNMSDPDYQLQNIMTQKADCGLALRHVTVIELLGSPPRETGRIKESLLQPQVIEGLRQAFRISRSYFSMVLLDELGLDRERFISPVGSDELFSYIDSFLLDEEEREKLELRSDFCD from the exons ATGGAAACTG CTGGCTCTGGGACTACAGTATACGAAAATGAGTTTACAGAGGAAGATACGACTCCTCAACTGGACTACACAA ACCCTTACTGGTGCCATCCTCCGGGTCTGACCAACGGTGAGGTGACCTGCCACTCCCCTCGAGGCAGAGCCTACAGGAGCACATTGGGAACGCGTTGCCAGATGAGCTGCGATCGAGGGTACAAGCTGCTGGGAAGACGCTCCATTATGTGCCTCGCTAATCGCCGCTGGTCTGGGACTGCTTACTGCCGCA AGATGCGCTGCCACATGCTGCCCCTCATTTACCATGGCAGGTACACCTGCACTCAGGGCTTTATGGTGGACTCCAGGTGTGACTTTACCTGTGACACTGGCTATCGCATTGAAGGAGAACCATCACGCATCTGCCAGCACAGGGGGTCATGGAGCGGAGTACAGCCGGTGTGTTCAG ATACTGATCCTCCAAAGATAAAGTGTCCTCCATCTAGACTCAAGGTCGCTGAGCCTGGAAAGCTCACCGCCAAGGTGACCTGGGACCCTCCGACAGCCACAGACACTGCTCACAAGTCACTCGA TGTGATATTAGTGGGCCAGGAGCCAGGCACTGACTTTAAAGAGGGACTTCACATTATCCGATATAAAGTGTACGATCAGGCCAGGAACAGAGCTGCCTGCAAGTTTATAGTGCGTGTTGAGG tGAGAAGATGTCCAGAACTCTTTCCACCCTTGCATAGTTACCTCAGCTGCTCCTCCGATGGGAACAACTATGGTGCAACGTGTGAATACCACTGCGAAGGAGGATACGAACGGAGGGGGGTGTCGAGTCGTGTCTGCCAATTCAACCGAAGCTGGGGCGGAGATCCTGCTGAGTGTGTTC CAATTGAGATTAAAGCCGATGTAAAGACAGCGCCAGCTCTCCTGGATCAGTTCTATGAAAAGCGGAGGCTGCTGATCGTGTCTGCACCCAACATGTCGGACCCTGACTACCAGCTCCAGAACATCATGACACAA AAAGCAGATTGTGGATTAGCCCTCCGGCACGTAACCGTGATCGAGCTTCTGGGCTCTCCTCCTCGTGAGACTGGCCGCATTAAAGAAAGTCTTCTTCAGCCTCAAGTCATAGAGGGTTTAag GCAAGCATTCAGAATATCCAGAAGCTACTTCAGCATGGTGCTCCTGGATGAGCTCGGTCTGGACCGAGAGCGCTTCATTTCCCCCGTGGGTTCAGATGAGCTGTTCTCCTACATCGACAGTTTCCTGCTGGACGAAGAGGAACGGGAGAAACTGGAGCTCCGCAGCGATTTCTGTGACTAA
- the srpx2 gene encoding sushi repeat-containing protein SRPX2 isoform X2, translating to MRVRAGSGTTVYENEFTEEDTTPQLDYTNPYWCHPPGLTNGEVTCHSPRGRAYRSTLGTRCQMSCDRGYKLLGRRSIMCLANRRWSGTAYCRKMRCHMLPLIYHGRYTCTQGFMVDSRCDFTCDTGYRIEGEPSRICQHRGSWSGVQPVCSDTDPPKIKCPPSRLKVAEPGKLTAKVTWDPPTATDTAHKSLDVILVGQEPGTDFKEGLHIIRYKVYDQARNRAACKFIVRVEVRRCPELFPPLHSYLSCSSDGNNYGATCEYHCEGGYERRGVSSRVCQFNRSWGGDPAECVPIEIKADVKTAPALLDQFYEKRRLLIVSAPNMSDPDYQLQNIMTQKADCGLALRHVTVIELLGSPPRETGRIKESLLQPQVIEGLRQAFRISRSYFSMVLLDELGLDRERFISPVGSDELFSYIDSFLLDEEEREKLELRSDFCD from the exons ATGAGAGTGCGCG CTGGCTCTGGGACTACAGTATACGAAAATGAGTTTACAGAGGAAGATACGACTCCTCAACTGGACTACACAA ACCCTTACTGGTGCCATCCTCCGGGTCTGACCAACGGTGAGGTGACCTGCCACTCCCCTCGAGGCAGAGCCTACAGGAGCACATTGGGAACGCGTTGCCAGATGAGCTGCGATCGAGGGTACAAGCTGCTGGGAAGACGCTCCATTATGTGCCTCGCTAATCGCCGCTGGTCTGGGACTGCTTACTGCCGCA AGATGCGCTGCCACATGCTGCCCCTCATTTACCATGGCAGGTACACCTGCACTCAGGGCTTTATGGTGGACTCCAGGTGTGACTTTACCTGTGACACTGGCTATCGCATTGAAGGAGAACCATCACGCATCTGCCAGCACAGGGGGTCATGGAGCGGAGTACAGCCGGTGTGTTCAG ATACTGATCCTCCAAAGATAAAGTGTCCTCCATCTAGACTCAAGGTCGCTGAGCCTGGAAAGCTCACCGCCAAGGTGACCTGGGACCCTCCGACAGCCACAGACACTGCTCACAAGTCACTCGA TGTGATATTAGTGGGCCAGGAGCCAGGCACTGACTTTAAAGAGGGACTTCACATTATCCGATATAAAGTGTACGATCAGGCCAGGAACAGAGCTGCCTGCAAGTTTATAGTGCGTGTTGAGG tGAGAAGATGTCCAGAACTCTTTCCACCCTTGCATAGTTACCTCAGCTGCTCCTCCGATGGGAACAACTATGGTGCAACGTGTGAATACCACTGCGAAGGAGGATACGAACGGAGGGGGGTGTCGAGTCGTGTCTGCCAATTCAACCGAAGCTGGGGCGGAGATCCTGCTGAGTGTGTTC CAATTGAGATTAAAGCCGATGTAAAGACAGCGCCAGCTCTCCTGGATCAGTTCTATGAAAAGCGGAGGCTGCTGATCGTGTCTGCACCCAACATGTCGGACCCTGACTACCAGCTCCAGAACATCATGACACAA AAAGCAGATTGTGGATTAGCCCTCCGGCACGTAACCGTGATCGAGCTTCTGGGCTCTCCTCCTCGTGAGACTGGCCGCATTAAAGAAAGTCTTCTTCAGCCTCAAGTCATAGAGGGTTTAag GCAAGCATTCAGAATATCCAGAAGCTACTTCAGCATGGTGCTCCTGGATGAGCTCGGTCTGGACCGAGAGCGCTTCATTTCCCCCGTGGGTTCAGATGAGCTGTTCTCCTACATCGACAGTTTCCTGCTGGACGAAGAGGAACGGGAGAAACTGGAGCTCCGCAGCGATTTCTGTGACTAA